The nucleotide sequence CACGTTATATTCTTTACCTGGCTCGCGAATGCTGCCATGCACCTTGGCATGTCTGACCTCACCATTTTCAGGTATGCAAAAAAATGGTATTACGGCTTTGCCTCTGCCGTGGGAATGTACCTCGGGCACTATATCGCCTGGATAGCTTCAGGAATATTGTATGCCGCCGCGACAAGCGACTCTCCCGGCCCGGTTGCCTACCAGGCAGTAGGCGTGGCAGGGGCAATATGCGTTGTTATAGCAGGGTGGACAACCGCCAACCCTACGCTTTACAGGGCCGGTCTGGCATTACAGGTGGCCTCGCCCAACTGGCAGAGATGGAAGGTAACCCTTCTGGCCGGAGCGATAACCACCATAGCAGCAATGTTCCCGGCCCTGGTCATGAGACTGCTTGATTTCGTGGCGCTGTACGGACTGATACTTATCCCGATGGGAGGAATCATTTTTGCCGATTTCTACCTGTTCAAAAGAGCGGGACTTGAGAGTTATTTTGCAGAGAAAAGAGGATTGATGTTCAATACTGCAGCTGGTGCAACATGGTTCCTCCTTTTGGCCGCAGCACTGTTTTTCAACCAGGTTGTCGGTATTGAGCTGTTTTTCCTGCCGGCGCCTACCTGGCTGGCAGCGGTTGGGCTATATCTGTTGTTCTCGCTATTCTACCAGAGATCCATTAATAACGGAATTGCAAAACAACCTTAATATAAAACTGTTATGCCTGAAAATACTAAAAAACAAATAATTACACCGGCAGTGAGAACTATTTTTATTATAATGGCGGTACTGGGACTGTTACTGACGCTTGTACCCTCCATCCTTAACTGGCAGGGCGTGACCGGCCCGGAACAGGTCAACAGACTGATGCTTGCAGGAGCGATAATATGGTTTGTATCGGCCAGCTTCCTGTTTTTCAGAAAAAGTGAGGAGCCGGCAGATATTTAGTATGAATGGATAATGTGGTTGCCGGATGTCAGGGCAAAATAGATGTAATCATTATCCCGGCCTGAAAATTCTGCATCAGGGTGATCAATAGCTGATCCGTTCTCCCAGATAACCAGATCATCAAGCGTCACACGGATAATCTCTCGGTTTAACAACGGCACTCCGGCTAACAGTCTCCTTCCCTCCGGCGAGCTGATCTCCTGTACAAAACTGTTGCCTTCCCGGCTGAATCTCACCCTGATCTCTCCATAATTCGTTACTGAATTGGCTTCCGCCTTTTGCAGGTGCCCCGGATGTGGCTTGAACAATATCTCTGAAAACCCGGGGGCTGCTGGTGCAATGCCTGCAATATACCTGCTTAGCAATGTGAGCGGTCCGCCCGACCAGCCGTGATTGTAGGTGCCACCCCCGAAGCCGGCAGCTCCTATACCCCATCCCTCCCACAAAGTGGTAAGCTCGCTCTCAACCATGGGCCCGAAACGCTCCTTCATGCGCTGCAGCGCATCATCAACAAAACCCATCCTGATAAGAGATTCCAATACATACTTTTCCATATAGGGACTCGCGTGGTACTCCCTCATAAGCACATCCCTTATCAATCCGTAATCCTCCACTGGTGCAACTCCTGCCAGCACTGCCAGGGCATGAGCCCGGTCATCGGTTTCTCCGTTATAACCGGGCGACCTGTATTCGTTCCCGGTCCAGAATGCATTCCTGAAATTCTCCGCTAAACTTTCATTTGTGCTGGCAGCCCATTGTGCATCACTGTCATGGCCCAGCAAAAAGGCCATATTTTCAAAACCCTGCAAGGCCAAAGAATACCAAAGGTTAAACAACAGAGTCATATCCCTGTTATCCCCCCAGTCGCCCCATGTCCATCCACCGGGGCGCTCAACAACCAGCCCGTTTTCACCTTTCTCCCACACATGAAGATAACTTCTGACACCCGGATACACCGCCTCCACTGTAACGGTGTCGCCTGTGTAGTAATAATAGTTCCAGAATCCGTAATACCCGATACTGGCAAGCATCTGCATTGGAAGTTCATTATCCCAGTTCCCTGAAGGAACAGGTGAGTAGATGGTCGAATCGGCACGCTGCCAGTTGATCAGTTCAAGGATCCCTTTGCGCGCCAGGTGGTCGCTTTCCCTGTCAAATGCATAAAAAGACTGCTCCAGTTGAAGAATCACATCCCCCCACCATTGGGCCCTTTCCCTGTCAGGGCAATCCATGTATGTATCACGCATGTTGATATAGAGTGATCTTACAGACTTTTTCCACAGCAGATCATAAAACGGGTCATCACTATTGAAATACCCGGTGAATTCGGTATTGTATCCGGTCTCCCTGTAAAATAGATCATGAACCTCAACACCGGCAGGAATCTCATAATGGACATAGTGCCCGTTCATCCATCCGGGAGTCTCAAAATCCTGTTCTCCCTGCCTGGTAATATATTCTGTCCGTACATTATATGCACTCCCTCCAAAATAATTATCCGTCAAAATAACTACCCTCTTCCCTTCCGGCGCCACGATCCTGAAGCCTGGTGTGACCTGGGCGTTATATGGGAGAGGGACTATTATGACGGTGTCATTTGTCACCGTAACAGGAAACCGGGGAGCGGTGTCATACCGGCTGATGCCGTAATCTTTCCACCCGGGTATCGGCCTCTCAGCCAGGTTGTTCCATGGAGCCACCGGAGGCACCCCTTTTTCAACTGCACGATGCCACTCAGAATCATCATATCCTGCTGCAAACCACTCGCCAATATCATCTCTTGCATCATAATGGATATTGGATTCGGGCAAGCGGTAATTAGGATAGGGCTCACCGGTTTCGCCGAATGAGGGATGGACAGTAACCTTCCATGTGCTGTCACTAACCAGTGGCAATCCTCCCTCAAGTGCACAGAGATAAAGTCCCGGTAGTCCGCTGTTTTTATGGGAGAACCCATCCTTTCCGAAGAACCAGACCAGCACTGCGATAACATTTTCTCCCTGCCGGAGAGAGGGCCCTGTATCCACCCGGTCCATGTAAGTATCATCCGGGTTCGGCCCCCGTTTCAGTCCCCCCTCAAAAACAACCATCTCACCATTTATAAACAACCAGTATTTGCTGTCGGTTGCCACATCTGCCATTAATTCCCCGGAAGGGATCTCATCCAGGACAAACGTCTTTCTGAAAACAAGCCACTGGTTGGCAATGGTATCCTCAGCAGGATGAACTATCCATTTGGCTTCTATGCCATTCTCTCCTGAACACGACAAACCGGTAAAAAAAGCTGCTAAAGCCGCGCAAATCAGGCTGCATGAAACAATCAATCTCTTAATAGCCATAATGTTATTGTTTTATTTCAATCCATGTGGAACACCTGTTCAAGGGGAGTGGAAACCGGCGAATTGTCGGAGTTTGTCTCCATGATATCGGACATATGATCCCACCATCGCCTGACCACCTCCTCACTTCCGAGCTCCTGCGATGAGGATCCTTCTGCCTGCTTCTGGA is from Marinilabiliales bacterium and encodes:
- a CDS encoding glycoside hydrolase → MAIKRLIVSCSLICAALAAFFTGLSCSGENGIEAKWIVHPAEDTIANQWLVFRKTFVLDEIPSGELMADVATDSKYWLFINGEMVVFEGGLKRGPNPDDTYMDRVDTGPSLRQGENVIAVLVWFFGKDGFSHKNSGLPGLYLCALEGGLPLVSDSTWKVTVHPSFGETGEPYPNYRLPESNIHYDARDDIGEWFAAGYDDSEWHRAVEKGVPPVAPWNNLAERPIPGWKDYGISRYDTAPRFPVTVTNDTVIIVPLPYNAQVTPGFRIVAPEGKRVVILTDNYFGGSAYNVRTEYITRQGEQDFETPGWMNGHYVHYEIPAGVEVHDLFYRETGYNTEFTGYFNSDDPFYDLLWKKSVRSLYINMRDTYMDCPDRERAQWWGDVILQLEQSFYAFDRESDHLARKGILELINWQRADSTIYSPVPSGNWDNELPMQMLASIGYYGFWNYYYYTGDTVTVEAVYPGVRSYLHVWEKGENGLVVERPGGWTWGDWGDNRDMTLLFNLWYSLALQGFENMAFLLGHDSDAQWAASTNESLAENFRNAFWTGNEYRSPGYNGETDDRAHALAVLAGVAPVEDYGLIRDVLMREYHASPYMEKYVLESLIRMGFVDDALQRMKERFGPMVESELTTLWEGWGIGAAGFGGGTYNHGWSGGPLTLLSRYIAGIAPAAPGFSEILFKPHPGHLQKAEANSVTNYGEIRVRFSREGNSFVQEISSPEGRRLLAGVPLLNREIIRVTLDDLVIWENGSAIDHPDAEFSGRDNDYIYFALTSGNHIIHSY